Proteins encoded by one window of Nocardia goodfellowii:
- a CDS encoding alkyl/aryl-sulfatase: MSGNEPSSFIVAQHQRAAAELPFSDDADRADARRGFIAALEPGVVTTADGTVVWDNDSYAFLREPCPASVHPSLWRQSGLVIEQGLYEVTAGIYQVRGLDLSNMTLVEGDTGVVVIDPLISAETAAAGLALYRAHRGDRPVTGLVYTHSHVDHFGGAMGVITADQVAAGRCPVLAPAGFLEHAVAENIYAGTAMTRRAAYMYGAVLPRGPLGQVGAGLGQTTSLGTVTLIAPTLDITATGQTETIDGVEMVFQITPGTEAPAEMNFYFPHHRALCMAENATHTLHNLLTLRGALVRDPHIWAKYLTEAITLFGRDSDVLFASHHWPTWGTDRLMEYLALQRDLYAYLHDQTLRMLNQGYVGAEIAERIQLPPAIEKTWHTKGYYGSVSHNVKAIYQRYMGWFDGNPAHLWEHPPVESARRHVEFMGGANQVLRKARESYDAGDYRWVAQVLNYVIFADPDNRAARDLQATTFEQLGYGAENATWRNFYLSGAYELRYGSFGTPTTTNAPTMLAALTVDQIFDALSLRVDGPRAWNLRVVTEWRISDENRTHRVELSNGVLTHYNRPDGTALPAPDATFTLTRPTLIRVLLTGADFGVAVAAGDITIDGDPTGLTKLVGVFDEPDPDFAIVTP, translated from the coding sequence ATGAGTGGAAATGAGCCGAGCAGCTTCATCGTCGCGCAGCACCAGCGGGCGGCGGCCGAACTCCCGTTCTCCGATGACGCCGATCGCGCCGATGCCCGGCGCGGATTCATCGCGGCACTGGAACCCGGGGTGGTGACCACGGCGGACGGAACCGTGGTGTGGGACAACGACTCCTACGCCTTCTTGCGTGAACCCTGCCCCGCCTCGGTGCATCCCAGTCTGTGGCGACAGTCCGGGTTGGTGATCGAGCAGGGGCTCTACGAAGTAACCGCGGGCATCTATCAGGTCCGCGGCTTGGACCTGTCGAATATGACTCTGGTGGAAGGCGATACGGGGGTCGTCGTCATCGATCCACTCATCTCGGCCGAGACCGCGGCGGCGGGCTTGGCGCTATACCGTGCGCACCGTGGTGATCGCCCGGTGACAGGGCTCGTCTATACCCATTCCCACGTCGACCATTTCGGCGGAGCGATGGGCGTCATCACCGCTGACCAGGTCGCGGCCGGTCGGTGCCCGGTGCTGGCACCGGCGGGTTTCCTGGAACACGCTGTCGCGGAGAATATTTACGCCGGTACCGCGATGACTCGGCGCGCGGCGTACATGTACGGCGCGGTGCTGCCGCGCGGGCCGCTCGGCCAGGTGGGCGCGGGTCTGGGCCAGACCACCTCGCTGGGCACGGTGACGCTGATCGCCCCCACCCTCGACATCACCGCCACCGGTCAGACCGAGACCATCGACGGCGTCGAGATGGTCTTTCAGATCACCCCCGGCACCGAGGCGCCGGCCGAGATGAACTTCTACTTCCCGCACCATCGGGCCCTCTGCATGGCCGAGAACGCGACGCACACCCTGCACAACCTGCTGACGTTGCGGGGCGCGCTCGTCCGCGACCCGCATATTTGGGCCAAGTATCTGACCGAGGCGATCACCCTGTTCGGCCGGGACTCCGATGTCCTGTTCGCCTCCCATCACTGGCCCACCTGGGGCACCGATCGTCTGATGGAATACCTTGCGCTGCAACGGGACCTGTACGCCTACCTGCACGATCAGACATTGCGGATGCTGAACCAGGGTTATGTGGGCGCCGAGATCGCCGAGCGCATCCAACTGCCGCCCGCCATCGAAAAGACCTGGCACACAAAGGGTTACTACGGCTCGGTGAGCCACAATGTGAAGGCCATCTATCAGCGCTACATGGGCTGGTTCGACGGAAATCCGGCCCACCTGTGGGAGCATCCGCCGGTCGAGAGCGCGCGCCGGCACGTCGAATTCATGGGCGGGGCGAACCAGGTGCTGCGCAAGGCACGGGAGTCTTACGACGCGGGCGACTATCGGTGGGTGGCACAGGTACTCAACTATGTGATCTTCGCGGACCCGGACAACCGCGCCGCCCGGGACCTGCAGGCAACTACTTTCGAGCAGCTCGGCTACGGCGCGGAGAACGCCACCTGGCGCAATTTCTACCTCAGCGGCGCCTACGAACTCCGCTATGGCTCCTTCGGCACCCCCACCACTACCAACGCGCCGACCATGCTGGCCGCGCTCACCGTCGACCAAATCTTCGACGCCCTGTCGTTGCGGGTCGACGGCCCCAGGGCCTGGAATCTGCGCGTCGTCACGGAGTGGCGGATCTCCGACGAAAACCGCACACACCGAGTCGAATTGAGCAACGGTGTGCTGACGCACTACAACCGCCCCGACGGCACCGCCCTACCCGCCCCGGACGCGACCTTCACGCTGACCCGCCCCACCCTCATCCGAGTCCTGCTGACCGGAGCGGACTTCGGCGTAGCGGTCGCCGCGGGCGATATCACCATCGACGGGGATCCAACCGGCCTCACCAAACTGGTCGGCGTCTTCGACGAGCCGGACCCCGATTTCGCCATCGTCACGCCGTGA
- a CDS encoding DUF202 domain-containing protein, with amino-acid sequence MARDPGLAAERTALAWRRTAVSAMVCAALFLNHAVGSSWRPAQLAPLGAAVTMGALAVLCYVRNRTLQEGRHGNGRAAVAVTALAVVTVAGVAFALGLTMPRP; translated from the coding sequence ATGGCGCGCGATCCGGGACTGGCGGCGGAACGCACTGCGCTGGCATGGCGTCGCACGGCGGTCTCGGCGATGGTCTGCGCCGCGCTCTTTCTCAACCACGCGGTGGGCAGCAGCTGGCGACCGGCCCAATTGGCGCCACTGGGCGCGGCCGTCACCATGGGCGCGCTGGCTGTCCTGTGTTACGTACGCAATCGCACCTTGCAGGAAGGTCGCCACGGCAACGGGCGCGCCGCAGTCGCCGTTACCGCGCTCGCGGTGGTCACGGTCGCCGGTGTCGCGTTCGCGTTGGGTCTCACCATGCCACGTCCCTGA
- a CDS encoding GAF and ANTAR domain-containing protein: MSDSELLVTALARLARLMAADDVAAVLEHVLVSATDLLHLSGATVLRVWDEAGQSEGHPASISASTESLAELARSQLDAARGPALEAMRHGEAVTVTEIGKYLDVWPEYASAAERHGMSSVASTPLRHDDLSFGALCIYSAERRDWAPPDLSVGELLAELTAGHLVTVDRLREKQQLADQLQHALDARIVIEQAKGVIANARNITPDAAYKLIRTHARRNRISVQAVATGIVELRLRI, translated from the coding sequence ATGTCTGACAGCGAGCTGCTGGTAACAGCGCTGGCGAGGCTCGCGCGTCTCATGGCCGCCGATGACGTCGCCGCGGTGCTGGAGCACGTGCTCGTCAGTGCCACCGACCTTTTGCACCTGTCCGGCGCCACCGTGCTGCGAGTATGGGACGAAGCGGGGCAGTCCGAGGGCCATCCGGCATCGATCAGCGCGTCGACGGAGTCGCTGGCGGAGCTGGCACGTAGCCAGCTAGACGCGGCTCGGGGCCCGGCGCTGGAAGCCATGCGGCACGGCGAAGCCGTCACTGTGACCGAGATCGGCAAATACCTCGACGTCTGGCCCGAATATGCGAGTGCGGCCGAGCGGCACGGCATGTCCTCGGTGGCCAGCACTCCGCTGCGGCACGACGATCTCAGCTTCGGAGCGCTCTGCATCTATTCCGCGGAGCGCCGGGACTGGGCCCCGCCGGACCTATCGGTGGGTGAACTATTGGCTGAGTTGACGGCCGGGCACCTCGTCACCGTGGACCGGCTGCGCGAAAAACAGCAACTCGCCGACCAGTTACAGCACGCCCTGGACGCACGCATCGTCATCGAACAGGCCAAAGGCGTGATCGCCAACGCCCGCAACATCACCCCCGACGCCGCCTACAAACTGATCCGGACGCACGCCCGCCGCAACCGCATCAGCGTGCAGGCGGTCGCCACCGGCATCGTCGAGCTGCGGCTGCGCATCTGA
- a CDS encoding YidH family protein, with translation MNPESQAAAGETQLDYRFDLANERTFLAWMRTSLGLLAGGVAVHTLVQPFKTAGLRRALAVSCILLAVIVAVGAYGYWRRVGIAMRRGDPLPRTVMVPILSGGIAIISVLAGIAVLLK, from the coding sequence GTGAACCCCGAGTCGCAGGCAGCAGCGGGCGAAACGCAACTCGATTACCGCTTCGACCTCGCCAACGAGCGGACCTTCCTGGCTTGGATGCGCACCTCGCTCGGTTTGCTCGCCGGCGGCGTCGCGGTGCACACACTGGTACAACCGTTCAAGACCGCGGGGCTCCGCCGGGCGCTCGCGGTGAGTTGCATCCTGCTCGCGGTCATCGTGGCGGTCGGCGCATACGGCTATTGGCGTCGTGTCGGTATCGCGATGCGGCGCGGGGACCCGCTGCCGCGCACCGTGATGGTGCCGATTCTGTCCGGCGGTATCGCCATCATCTCCGTACTGGCCGGTATCGCGGTGCTGCTGAAGTGA
- a CDS encoding ANTAR domain-containing protein → MADIDQLTERFSSALRLGGGDISAACQACLHVLPVRGAAILIGERHLGLWPWSVVGEDAARIESLQAVVAAGPAVYAFATGVSVPLPDLTTPCPRWPEFVAAMTREKIAGAMISVPLRLGMARIGTLDLFDPDPGMAAPPTVSAARRLADLLTAQLISAHSAGSAGWLTPPRESVLIHQAAGMVIDHLHVGAPDAYAWLRSLAARQGLSLSEVAERIIERRLPIAAALDVPPSNTRRN, encoded by the coding sequence GTGGCAGATATCGATCAATTGACTGAGCGGTTCAGCTCGGCACTGCGACTCGGTGGGGGCGATATCTCCGCCGCGTGTCAGGCGTGTCTGCACGTCCTTCCGGTGCGCGGTGCGGCGATCCTGATCGGCGAACGACATCTCGGTCTGTGGCCGTGGTCGGTCGTCGGCGAGGACGCCGCCCGGATCGAGAGTTTGCAGGCGGTGGTCGCCGCCGGTCCCGCTGTCTACGCATTTGCCACCGGAGTGTCGGTACCGTTGCCGGATCTCACCACCCCTTGCCCGCGGTGGCCCGAGTTCGTCGCCGCTATGACACGGGAGAAGATCGCCGGTGCCATGATCTCGGTGCCGCTCCGGCTGGGCATGGCGCGGATCGGCACCCTCGACCTGTTCGACCCGGACCCCGGCATGGCCGCACCGCCGACTGTTTCCGCGGCCCGGCGGTTGGCGGATCTGCTCACCGCGCAGCTCATTTCGGCCCACTCGGCAGGGTCAGCCGGCTGGCTGACGCCGCCGCGCGAGAGCGTCCTGATCCACCAGGCGGCGGGCATGGTGATAGATCATCTGCATGTCGGCGCCCCCGATGCCTACGCGTGGTTACGGTCTCTGGCTGCCCGGCAAGGCCTTTCGCTATCCGAGGTCGCCGAGCGCATAATCGAGCGGCGGCTGCCGATCGCGGCGGCGCTCGACGTACCTCCGTCGAATACCCGCCGCAACTGA